The Vampirovibrio chlorellavorus genome includes the window CCTCGGCCCTCAAGGGCCGCACCGTGCGAGGGGGGCTTGATCTCAGTGTTTATCTCAGTGGGACTTTGAGCAAGCCTCAGTATAAGGGGCTGCTGGTGTTGCGCAACGGTGCTTTCTCCGATGCCGGGCTGGGTATTCAGGCTCAGCAGCTACAAGGCCGACTGGCCTTTGACGGGCAGGGTCTGACGACGCCAAGTGTGGCTTACACCGGGCGACTCCTGATTCCGCAGGGTCGACTGGCTTCAACCCGGCAGGGCATCACCGTAGAACAGTTTCAGGGGAATGTGGATTTCAGCGGCAAAGCCCATCCCTCCTCCGGGCAGGTCAGTTTACCGGATTTGCGCGGGGTGCTGGCCTTTCAGAAGGGACGTTATCAGAATCCCCAACACCCAATACCGGTCACAGGCTTGCACGGTACCCTTCACTTGCTGGGGCAGTGGATTCAGCTGGATGACATCCGGGGTACGCTGGGCGGGGCTGTTTTCAAGGCCCAGGGCAGGCTGGCCACCAGTTTAAGCCAGTACCAGTTGCACCTGACCGGCAATGATATCGATATTCCCCGTTTGCACCGGGAGGTGCTGGCCAAACTGCCGGAAGTTCAGCCGCTGGCTGACGTGATAAAACCATACAGTGGCATCGCCAACCTGAACATGACCATCCAGACCGGCTTGCAACTGGCTGGATCGCTGGATGTCAAATCGCTGGCCCTGCAAACCGCCGACGCGAACAGTCCCCTTCAGGCACCCCACCTGGCCTTGCGGTTTAAAGGGAACACGCTAACGCTGGCGGACTCCACCCTGCTATACGGTCCGCTGGCAGCCCGGGTGGGTGGTACGGTCAACACCGGGGGCGTCTATAATCTACACCTGAACACCGATCCCGTTCCGGTGGCCTTTGTTCGTGAGCAGCAGCCCTTGCTGGAGACGCTGAGCGGAGTTGATCTTCCCGAAATCTGGAATGCCGCCGGGGATTTCAGTCTGTCGGGCACGTTCAGTAACCGGCAAAAACGCCTGACGGCTCAGTTCAATCAGGCTGGCCTGTCCTGGGCGGGTGGGGATTTCCCGTTGTACGACCTGAACGGTGGTATCCAGTATCAGCAGCAGGGCACTGGCATTCCCACGCTGCAAAGCGAAAACGTGACTTTCAGGTACGGCAACTCTCCCATGAGCTTGACGGTAAAGCAGGATCAGGCTTTGCAGGCCGAGTTAAAAGGTCAGCTTTCCGACCTGCTGGTGAACCAGTCGCTGGTGAGCCCGCAAAGTAACGCCACCCCGTATCAGGCCATGCCCTTTAAAATCAACGTGAATGGCAAGCTGGTGGCTTGGCCCGGCCAGCCCGGTTCCGGTAAAAATGATCTGGAATCCACTGTTTTTGTGGGCCTCAGCCAGAATTTCCGGGAAGCCTATTCTGGGGGCCAGTCTCCCGCTTCGGGGATGGCCCAGACCGAGGGGGCCGCCGCGGGTGCGGGGCATTCTTCCGCGCAGTCTTCTACGCCAACGTCTTCGCCCAGTCAGGACAGCGCCCCCGATATCTTGGGAGATGCCTCTATACGGGATGCCTTACGGAATCTCAATGCCATTAACGCCGCCAACACGGCCTTGGGGGCCGCTACCAATACCGTGGACAAAGTCCGCCAAACCGTGGGTAAAAGTCTGGATGTGGGGTGGAGTACCCTGAAAAAACCGGGCCAGTTTATCACCCAAAAGCTGCTGGAAAAACCCCATGAATCGGTAGAAACGCAGGCCCTGGAACCCAGTAAACTCCCTGAGTCCTTTCGAATGGAAAAGCCCCCGTTGGAGGCACTTCAGGAAGATAGCGGCCGGGCTTTTCTATACGGGCAATTCAAGCTGACGGGCAACGAGTTGCGCCTGAAGCAGGCCAATTTGCACCTGTTTGACGGGGGCGATATTGTGGCCGAAGGCAGCCTGCAACAGCTGGATCAGCCCGAACAGTCCCCCTACCGTTTGCATTTGGTCACTGTACCGGAAATCAATCTGGCTGGCATTAGTCAGGGAGCGATGCAAAACAGCTTCTTCCAGGGGGCTAAAGGCACCCTGGGGGCCGATTTGACCCTGTCAGGCGGCGGGGAGAACCCTCGGCAGCTGAACGGCTGGTTGGCCGCCAATCGGTTGGAGGTTCCCTACTTAACCTTGCAGGATATTACGGCGCGTCTGGATTTTGCCGGGGAGACGGCCAATATTGATGTTCCCAGTTTTAAAGTGCCGGGGGTCACGGCCCGCCTGACGGCCCGTTCCGAAAACGTCTTTGAAGTTCCGGTACCTCTGGAAGCGGTCAGCGTGAATGGCAGCTTTGTCAGTATCGAGAGTCTGGGCGAATTTAACAATACCATCGTCAAGCCCATCCTGATTGATCAGGTGGCCCACAATTACCTGCGGCCCTGGCAGCAGGGCGATCCGACCTCCGCCGTGCAGTTCCGGGACGGCGATTTACTGGTGGATGAAGTCATTTACCAGAACGTTATTTTGAGTAATTTACGCAGCAAACTGTCCCTGAATGGCAACAGCTTTCTGGAGCTGACCGATACCCGGCTGGATGCCGCCGGGGGGCAGGTCAACGGCTATCTGTCCCTGAGCCCCAACGAGAACAGCTTTACCACCCTGGAGCTGAACGCCAACGGGGTGAAGGCCAACGCCTTGACCAAGGCCTTGCTGAATGTCACCAACCAGATTTTTGGGGACCTCAGCGGGACGGTTCGCTTTACCACCTTTGGGCAATCCGATGTGGATATGCAAAAGAACGCCAACGGAACGGTCAGCCTGAAGGTTACCAATGGCCGCTTGCCAGCCATTGCCAAGGTAGAAACCCTGTTGGCCACGGCCAACGTATTCCGGGGCGGGGTGTTGGGCCTGAACCTGAATAACCTGTTCCGTTCCCTGACGTTTTACGATAGCAACTACTTTGCCGAACTGAGTGGGGACATGCTGATTAACAACCAGATTTTGTACACCCAGAACCTGGTCAGCGATGGGGTGAATCTGGACTTGCTCATTCAGGGCAGTTTACGCATGGACAACGGGAATGCCAACATGCTGATTAACGGGCGCATGAGCCAGGATATCGCCGGAAAACTGGGCGCTTTCGGTAATTTAAGCCTGGGACGTCTGCTGAGTTATGTGCCCGCTTTGGGCAATCTGGGGGAACATCGACCCGGGTTGCTGGGCTACATCCCGGGAGTGGGCTATGTACCCGGTTTTGGGGGGCCCGCCAGAAAATTCAATCGTTTTCAGGTGCGGCTGGTGGGTCAGCCGGATGACCCTGATGCCATTCGTGATTTCCGCTGGATTCGCTCTCAAAATCTGTAGGGTCTGCTGGCAAAAACTACTCTTGCCTGTTCTTGAAATGTAAACTTTATATAACATATATAAGAAATACCTTCAGTTCCGTGAGCGATGCGCCGAAAGGAACACCGTAAGGTAAAAGCAGAGTGCAGCCAGAACAATAGTTGGGGCAGGCTCATCCCTTCTCGCATTATCAACCGTGGCAATCGCCAGGAGTGCATTATGTCCACACGTCCAGCGCAATCCCCCTCGCCAAAAAAGGTATCCGCTAAACGGGCCAGCAAGCTGGCCGGGCCGATCCACGCCAATCTGTTCAATATTTTCGACGAGTTCACCGGGATCATTTCCGGAGAGCTGAAGTCGATGAATCTGGAGCAGTTTGAAGCCGAAAATCCCCCAAAGCCTTCCTCGTAGTAGTTCGTTGACGATGAACATTCCTCCGCAGTCCCGGCAGCCCCAGTCCACAGGTCAGCCCCCCCTGTCGCTGTCGGTGGGTCATTTCAGGCTGGAAAACCTTCGCCAAAGCATCGAGCAAAACCCGCTGGCCGCCCTCAACGCACTGGGTGCCTGGCGGGGAGATTCCATACAGAGCCCAGCGAAAGCGGTACGCTGGCCCCTGGAACAGATGCCCCTCAGCGTTTGGCTCCCCGCGTCCCCCGTGTCTGTTAATCAGGGCTTCCCTAGCCCGCCATCCCTGTTTGCCGCCCTGCGCCAGTGGGAGACGGTGACCGATGGCCTGATTCGCTTCCGGCTGATGGATATTAATACCGAAACCGCCGAGCAGGCCCACATCGCGTTTGGCTGGGCCCAAGAGACAACCAAAGGCCGGGATTACGAGGTGGGCCACGCCAACCGGGAGGTACAGGGCAGCCGTATCCGCCGGGTGACCATTACCCTGATTCAGGATCCCTTGATTGACGGGCACCTCTCTATCGCCCAGAGGCAGTCTCGCTTGCTGGCCACCGTGCTGCACGAAACAGGTCATGCCTTGGGGCTGGAGCATTCAGAAAACAGTCAGGATGTCATGTTCTACCGGGGGTGGCGTCGGGAGCAATTGAGTCATGGCGACATCCGGCGGATTCGCGAGCTTTACCAGCAGGGGCGCACTCAGGCCTGAGGGATTCTCTGGCATAAACGCTGCCGGGAAGTGTTGCCAAACGTCGACACCCGCCGGATGAGTGCCCCTTAACGGTGCGTCCGTTGGTGGACATCGGGCGTAATATATACCGGAGAATCCGGATCGCAGAACAGCTCGTATAACAGGGAATCCGGCTCCAGGTCACTCAAGGCCCAGCGATTAAAGCGATAGCGCTTGGGGGTCATGCTGACGGGTTGGATTAAATGATTTTCTTTTAAGATCCGCAGCTTTTTTTTCACCGTTTCTAGCCGGTAATTCAGTTTACGGGCCAAATCCGCCGCCGAGGGCAGGGTATCCTCCAGCATTTCCCCTTGCTGGTAGGCGTCCGTTCCGGCCAGAATCTCTCGGGCCAGATGGGTAAAAATCTCGGGTTCACTTGGGCTGGGCATACTTTCATTATAACGCCAGCCCCCGCCATCCAAACGGCTCAGCTACCTGGAGCTGTTAGAAGGGCCGCCCGGCTACTCGTCATCATCCGGGGTGCGATGATCAAAAATCTTCACCACTTTCACCGGCTCCGAGGCGACCTCTACTGCAGGGGTGTTGGGCGTGGCCGACGTTGTGGCGGTCGGTGGGGTTTTATTGGTGTTTTTGGCGGGTGGTGCGGACTGTGTCTGCGGTTCCGGCTTTTCCGGCAAGGGTTGTCGTTTTTGCTTGTCGGTTTCCCGCTTCAGGGCTTTTTCCAGCTTGCGGACTTTGGCGGAGGCGGGTTTCTGAGGGCGCTCAAAAGGACGCACATTCTCGGCTGGGCCAGAGCGCTTGTCCCGTTTGGTGACGGGACGTAAAGTGCCCGCCCGGCCTGAGTTTCCGCTGCGGGAGGCAACCGGTTTGGCTCGGCCGGTATCCGCACCCCGGTTGCTGGTGGGCGTTCGACTGGCTGCTTGACGCTTGGCCGGGGTTTTGTCGGACTGCCTGAGTTGGGCTTCTTTCCAGGCTCGCCGCCACAGACCTTCCAGTCCGTAATACTGCCCTGCCCTGCCCCAGCGTAGGCCAGCGATGGTGACTATCAGCAAGGCGCTCAATCCCAGTAGGGCCGGATTGCTTTGGGGGGCAATCAAGAGCAAATTGAGGGCCAGAAACAGGGCCAGCCAACTGGTCAGGGAAATCCCCACACCCAGCACAAAACTGCCCCCAATCAGCATTTCCAGATCGATCACGGTGCGCAGCACGGCGTTAAAATGGGGCAGAATCAGGGTGCGCAAAAAGTCCCCATACAGGGGTAGTGGATTGTTGATGGCCCAGGTTTGCCACTGGGCCTGCCAGTGCTGGGCCAACTGGGGATGGTTGAGCTGGTACTGTCCCACCAGTAGAAATCCCAAGCCCACGGAGACCCGCAACAAGGCCAAGGCCTGATGATCCCGGGGGCCGGTGGATAGGGCTCGGCTCAACTGCCGCAGGGCCTGAAGCATGATCCAAAATTAACTCGCTCTCTGGGGGACGGCATTATTATAACCGATACAACCGATTCCCCGGATTCCCGATTCCCCATTCGCCGTAAGGAGCCCCCCTCCGAAAGGGCAAAACGTCGGCCCGCTGTAGTCAGACGACGGTCTGTATTAGAATAGGGGGAGGTTCTGGAGATCCCTTGTTTTCGGATCACTGATTTCGGACTGTTGGTGTCGTTATCCGCCTTCGGCGTTGGAACAGATATGCCTTTCTCCCACAAACGTGTTTACCTTATTCCCCTGGATAGCCGTCCGGTTTGCTACGATATGCCCAGGCGTCTGGCGGCAGCGGCAGGACTAGAGCTGGGTATGCCCGCCCCCAATTTGTTGGGGCACCTGAAAAAACCGGCCAATTTCAAAACGCTGTCCCGCTGGGTGAAAAACCACCTGTTTGAAAACGATCCCCTGATCGTGGCCCTGGATACCATTGCCTATGGTGGCCTGATTGCTTCCCGGGTGAATGAAGATCCGCTGGAGACCTTGCAGCAGCGGGTGCAAAGTTTTTTTCAGCAAATTAAAGTGGATGCCTGCTACGCGTTTTCCTCCATTTTGCGCATCCCCAACTACAATTTTGACGAGGAAGAGCCCGCATACTGGAACCAGTACGGGCAAGCCCTGTACCAGTATTCCGCCCAACTGCACGAAGCCGGACAGGCGGAAGCGGGAGACATCCCGGAGGCGGTGCTGAGGGATTTCATGGATCGCCGGGAAAAGAATTATGCGCTGAACGAGAGCTACCTGAGCCTGCTGTTTGAGGGTAGCCTCGATTATTTGACCTACTGTCAGGATGATACCGGCCCCTTTGGGCTGAATGTGCTGGAGGCCCAACACCTGAGCCAGCAATTGCAGCAGCGTAAGCTGGAGAACGCCCACATCCAGACCGGGGCTGATGAGGTGGCTGCCTGCATGCTAGCCCGCTGGATGGTGTTGCAACACGCTGAACCCGTTAAAGTGTACCCTTTCTACAGTTCGGAAGCCGGTCGCCATCTGGTGGCCAAGTTTGATGGGCTGCCCATCGAGACGGTGGTGGAAAAGGCCATTCGGGCCTGCGGGGCGCAGGTGGCGAAAAGGTCGGCGGAGGCTGATTTGTGGGTCATGGTGCATACCCCGGAAGAACGTCAAGGCGATCATTGCAGCCGGGAGCAGGCCCAGCTCCAGCCCGAGCAGTGGGATGAAGTGCAAAAGGTATTGCAAAAGGCCTTGCAGTTGGGTAAGCCCATTGCCCTGGCCGATGTGGCCTACGCCAACGGGGCCGATCCCCGCTTGATGGACCGGCTGGTGTCTCAGTTTGAGGATTTAACCGGCCTGTATGGCTACGCCGCCTGGAACACCCCGGGCAACGCCATCGGCACCACCGTGGCCATGGGCCTGATTCGGCTGATGGCGGAGCGGCAGAACACCTTTAACGCACAGGCTTTCTGCCAGCTTATGCTGATTCGTTTGGCTGATGACTGGTTGTATCAGGCGGATGTGCGGCACACCGTGCGGCAGAGTATGAACGGCAACGCCCACCGGCAAGCGCCGGATGAAACCCTGCTGAACGTGCTGATGGCCGATGGCCTGTTTCTGCTGAAAAACCGGCTGGGGCTGGAAAAGCAGTCCGTCCACTGTCGTTATCCCTGCCAGCGTACCTTTGAAATTGAAGTGGGCCTGAAATGAGCCTATCCAGTCAGCCCCTCAGCCAGAAATTAATCAAGGACACCGCCGCCCTTCAGCAAAAAAAGCACCGGGACGCTGAAGGCTTGCTGCTGGTGGAAGGGCGTCATCCCATTGAAGAGGCCCACAAGGCTGGCTTGACCTTGCGGCACTGGTTTATTTTGGCGGACGCTCCGGCAGAGAGCCTGCCCAAGGAGAGCTTGCCGAAGCCCCCGTTCGAGGTTAATGCCCAGCAGATGGGCAAGTTGGCCACCACGGCGTCTGTGCCGCCCTGTCTGGCCGTGTACGAAGCGCCTCCAGAAAACAAGGCCTCTCTGGTTTTGGGAGATTTTGTGGTGGTGCTGGATGGGGTGCAAGATCCGGGCAATGTGGGCACCCTGATTCGTTCCGCGCTGGCCTTTGGGGCCGATGCCCTCATACTGACCCATGACAGTGCCGATCCTTACAACCCCAAGGTCATTCGGGCCTCCGCCGGACTGGTATTCGCCCTGCCCTTGGTTGCATTGTCTCCCAATGCCCTGTTGTCCCAGTTGCAGCAACAAGGACACGTTATATGGGCCACCACCGGCCATGGCGGTGCTTTGCCCTATCGTCAGGCCGATTTCCGGGGACGCTGCGCCCTGGTGTTGGGTAATGAGGGCCGTGGGGTCAGCGATGCCTTTCTGAATCATCCGCAGGCTCATCGCCTGATCATTCCCATGCAAGCTGCCGTAGAGTCCCTGAATGTGGGGATTTCCGGCTCCATTGTACTGGCTGAGGCCGCCGCCCAACGAGGATCATAGGGATGGACGATCCAGTCACGCCCCCTCAATACTTTGAACGCTCTGGCACCGATCCTGGCCTGACTGTCTCCGCTTCCCTGCCTGAGGTGGTTTCGTCGGAAGCCCCCATCGACTGGGCTTCACTGAGCATGCCTATGGTGGATCACATCACGGAGCTGCGCAATCGGATTTTAATTTCGGCGGGCACACTGGCTCTGACGCTGGGTGTGGGGTTTGTCTACGCTTTGCCCCTCATTCAGGTGTTTCAGGGCATGGCCCCCGCCAACATTCGTTTTGTGCAGCTGGCCCCCGGCGAAGTGTTGATTTCCAGCCTGCGGGTGTCGTTTTATGTGGGCTTTGCCCTGGCCCTGCCGGTGATTTTATACCATGTGCTCCGCTTTGTGCTGCCTGGCCTGACGGATCGGGAGAAGGGCATGGTCACCGGGTCCATTATCGGGGGCACCCTGTTGTTTCTGGCGGGGCTGGTGTTTGCCTACTACTTTGTGGTGCCTTCTGCGCTGGGGTTTCTGGTGGATTACGGGCAAAGCGTGGCCCAAACCCAACTCAGCATTGAGAGCTACATTGGTTTCTGCTCCGGCTTGCTGTTTATGACCGGGCTGATGTTTGAGTTGCCCATGGTGCTGTTTTTGCTGTCCTTTACCGGGTTGGTTACTTCCGAGAAGCTGATTCGGGAGTGGCGCTGGGCCATTGTGCTTATTTTCATCGTGGCGGCCATTGTCACCCCCACCCAGGACCCTTTTTCCATGAGTCTGGTGGGTCTGGCCATGGTGGCCTTGTATGGGCTGAGTATTCTGCCCATTAAATGGGTCGGACGCTGACCGTTCTGGCTGCTATTTTGCAAGCCGGTCAATGGGGTAATACGGACTGGGTAAACACTAGCTGCCCAGTTAATTGAGACGGCAGCGTCTTTTTTATACCCTGCTCCATATTGCGGCCTTTGGCCCAAACTCGGAAGGAGGGAATACGCATGCGTCAACCATTTCACTTTGACCCACAGAAAATCGAGCATGTCTCGGGAATTTTCAGTTCCACCATTCAGCTGAACGAGGCCTTGGACAGTCTGGAACGGCTTGGGCTGGGTAAGGATGTCAGCCTGTTGATGAGCGAAGAAACGCGCTCTTACTATGGGGAGGAGCCCAGGCACCCGGTCCACGGGGTGGAAGGCTTTACGCACAGTAGCAAATTGCCTGAGGGAGCGGCTACCGGTGGACTAACCGGGGGACTGCTGGGCGCCATTCTGGGTGGATTGACCACGGTCGGCACCATCTTGATTCCCGGAGCCGGTTTGCTGGTGGCTGGGCCGTTGATTGGCCTGTTGAGCGGCGGGGCCTTGGGAGCCGCGGCGGGCAGCCTGCTGGGAGCGCTGGTGGGAGCGGGTATTCCCGAAACGGAAGCCAAATTTTACGAGGACTCC containing:
- a CDS encoding AsmA family protein translates to MKSSTQRIVLLALSIGIAGYALLKFVPTLVDTAAIKAQIEDGLHKSTGVHFRIKALTLEGTLFQGIQAHLNTTAITDIQHHPLGHIENITVQIRYLPLLTRQTPEIAKIHLNHVFIPVGQYSLFKSLKLKLIKPQKTGFLNPAELKDAELLLTDYLVEDRRPAPVSRIDFPGIQRFRIEGKVLSLRHLESRRPLSLQAQGQLAYLGGLPKSFSAPLYRIAPYQLFVEVPQSVTQPKHVFGLTDLSRLKLTLGGPRVPVSFSYRYDPRQQAEAQLKSQGMNLAQAQALVFQLANTLGPPLPTLPYRLTGVVRSDARFHVSVKPETLALRRAQGTLNFRQMALYRLNHLKTPLLNALKGEVRLKGDKIEVHDGALLAQGLPLRFSGGYWLNSQQVRAVLFGRNLNLEAVTDKAIRWGFPASALKGRTVRGGLDLSVYLSGTLSKPQYKGLLVLRNGAFSDAGLGIQAQQLQGRLAFDGQGLTTPSVAYTGRLLIPQGRLASTRQGITVEQFQGNVDFSGKAHPSSGQVSLPDLRGVLAFQKGRYQNPQHPIPVTGLHGTLHLLGQWIQLDDIRGTLGGAVFKAQGRLATSLSQYQLHLTGNDIDIPRLHREVLAKLPEVQPLADVIKPYSGIANLNMTIQTGLQLAGSLDVKSLALQTADANSPLQAPHLALRFKGNTLTLADSTLLYGPLAARVGGTVNTGGVYNLHLNTDPVPVAFVREQQPLLETLSGVDLPEIWNAAGDFSLSGTFSNRQKRLTAQFNQAGLSWAGGDFPLYDLNGGIQYQQQGTGIPTLQSENVTFRYGNSPMSLTVKQDQALQAELKGQLSDLLVNQSLVSPQSNATPYQAMPFKINVNGKLVAWPGQPGSGKNDLESTVFVGLSQNFREAYSGGQSPASGMAQTEGAAAGAGHSSAQSSTPTSSPSQDSAPDILGDASIRDALRNLNAINAANTALGAATNTVDKVRQTVGKSLDVGWSTLKKPGQFITQKLLEKPHESVETQALEPSKLPESFRMEKPPLEALQEDSGRAFLYGQFKLTGNELRLKQANLHLFDGGDIVAEGSLQQLDQPEQSPYRLHLVTVPEINLAGISQGAMQNSFFQGAKGTLGADLTLSGGGENPRQLNGWLAANRLEVPYLTLQDITARLDFAGETANIDVPSFKVPGVTARLTARSENVFEVPVPLEAVSVNGSFVSIESLGEFNNTIVKPILIDQVAHNYLRPWQQGDPTSAVQFRDGDLLVDEVIYQNVILSNLRSKLSLNGNSFLELTDTRLDAAGGQVNGYLSLSPNENSFTTLELNANGVKANALTKALLNVTNQIFGDLSGTVRFTTFGQSDVDMQKNANGTVSLKVTNGRLPAIAKVETLLATANVFRGGVLGLNLNNLFRSLTFYDSNYFAELSGDMLINNQILYTQNLVSDGVNLDLLIQGSLRMDNGNANMLINGRMSQDIAGKLGAFGNLSLGRLLSYVPALGNLGEHRPGLLGYIPGVGYVPGFGGPARKFNRFQVRLVGQPDDPDAIRDFRWIRSQNL
- a CDS encoding matrixin family metalloprotease translates to MNIPPQSRQPQSTGQPPLSLSVGHFRLENLRQSIEQNPLAALNALGAWRGDSIQSPAKAVRWPLEQMPLSVWLPASPVSVNQGFPSPPSLFAALRQWETVTDGLIRFRLMDINTETAEQAHIAFGWAQETTKGRDYEVGHANREVQGSRIRRVTITLIQDPLIDGHLSIAQRQSRLLATVLHETGHALGLEHSENSQDVMFYRGWRREQLSHGDIRRIRELYQQGRTQA
- a CDS encoding DUF4127 family protein, with amino-acid sequence MPFSHKRVYLIPLDSRPVCYDMPRRLAAAAGLELGMPAPNLLGHLKKPANFKTLSRWVKNHLFENDPLIVALDTIAYGGLIASRVNEDPLETLQQRVQSFFQQIKVDACYAFSSILRIPNYNFDEEEPAYWNQYGQALYQYSAQLHEAGQAEAGDIPEAVLRDFMDRREKNYALNESYLSLLFEGSLDYLTYCQDDTGPFGLNVLEAQHLSQQLQQRKLENAHIQTGADEVAACMLARWMVLQHAEPVKVYPFYSSEAGRHLVAKFDGLPIETVVEKAIRACGAQVAKRSAEADLWVMVHTPEERQGDHCSREQAQLQPEQWDEVQKVLQKALQLGKPIALADVAYANGADPRLMDRLVSQFEDLTGLYGYAAWNTPGNAIGTTVAMGLIRLMAERQNTFNAQAFCQLMLIRLADDWLYQADVRHTVRQSMNGNAHRQAPDETLLNVLMADGLFLLKNRLGLEKQSVHCRYPCQRTFEIEVGLK
- a CDS encoding TrmH family RNA methyltransferase, with amino-acid sequence MSLSSQPLSQKLIKDTAALQQKKHRDAEGLLLVEGRHPIEEAHKAGLTLRHWFILADAPAESLPKESLPKPPFEVNAQQMGKLATTASVPPCLAVYEAPPENKASLVLGDFVVVLDGVQDPGNVGTLIRSALAFGADALILTHDSADPYNPKVIRASAGLVFALPLVALSPNALLSQLQQQGHVIWATTGHGGALPYRQADFRGRCALVLGNEGRGVSDAFLNHPQAHRLIIPMQAAVESLNVGISGSIVLAEAAAQRGS
- the tatC gene encoding twin-arginine translocase subunit TatC produces the protein MDDPVTPPQYFERSGTDPGLTVSASLPEVVSSEAPIDWASLSMPMVDHITELRNRILISAGTLALTLGVGFVYALPLIQVFQGMAPANIRFVQLAPGEVLISSLRVSFYVGFALALPVILYHVLRFVLPGLTDREKGMVTGSIIGGTLLFLAGLVFAYYFVVPSALGFLVDYGQSVAQTQLSIESYIGFCSGLLFMTGLMFELPMVLFLLSFTGLVTSEKLIREWRWAIVLIFIVAAIVTPTQDPFSMSLVGLAMVALYGLSILPIKWVGR